Below is a genomic region from Populus trichocarpa isolate Nisqually-1 chromosome 15, P.trichocarpa_v4.1, whole genome shotgun sequence.
atagtCCAGCAATTGAGggtacaattgtttttttttttttaagaggataCATTCctcattgtaaaattaattaagaacaaaaTGGTTTAGATATTTTGTTACTGTGCAATaactattttacccttaaaaacaacaataataaaaaaaagctttgagTGAGGGgctcttgtctttttttttaaaaaataaacaattaactTACTATCATACtcttaagagagagaaaaaattaacatatataaaGGGGCTTctctgtcttttttattttttaaaatagtaaaataataatattatcctTGAATTCCGGAAAAAAGTAAGATTGTTTATGAGatgattttgtctttttttatatatttttgaattgttttgatatattaatattaaaaataatttttttaaaaatacattattttaatatatttttaaataaaatataattaaaaaacaactaccaCACAGTATCATCCATCTTATTAGTTTCTTACCATCTGCATGCTTAAGCTGTAGCTTTCTTCTTAGATTCCTATAACCcgaatcaaacaaacaaagtgAGGAAGAAAAAGGCAAAAGTGGCATGCACCCTTAAAACGAGCACGCAACACCAATACATCATAGTATATTTTAATCCCTAAATCTTTCGATTGTGCTATTAGCTCCTAAACCAgccaaaataataacatttaaatatattttttcctgtTCAGCCTGTGGTCTTTAATACTTATGCAAGTCTTTGATTGATTCTGTGTGCAATCGTTTGTTGACGATATGGTTGTTGTTTCAATAGTCACCCACTTGTTTAGCTAAATGTGTGCAATCTCCATAGATTCGATTCTCCTTGATCATACTCATCAACGAGTTTGCTCATCAGTTTGTTTCCAACGTAGAAATATTTGTTCCTGAAATGAAGAATATCTTACATACAAGGCAGGCAGCCTAGGACTTCGACAGAGGTGATGAAGTTCTAGAATCGCAGTGGTTGGACTCTGACCAAGGATACAATGATATGAATATGCTCTTGCCCAATATTAAGGATTGCTGTTTCATGCTTTCTGAATGTGCTGATAAAGTTGGATCAACATAATGAAGCTGTAAAAGCTTTACTTTCATGTGGGCTGGCTGCATTCGTCTGGTCACTTCTGTTATCGGCGCCGAAAGCTGATAGCCAAATCTGGGATTTCAGTTGACTACGAGGACTTCAGCTTTTGGAATTCTGAGACGGATAGGTTAGAGACATATAGCGCGGCAACATGGGCAGCAGGTATTATCATCTGTGGAAATGCAATTTGTAAAATACGGAAATTCCTTAGTGCCTGGGCAGGCTGCAGAAGTTCCGAaagattttgttgaaaaaaagcaTCCTACTGTTCTTTCTgtcgattaaaaaaaatagcataaatcACCGGAAATTACtatcagatttttatttttattgactaACAGGTTCCTGATATACTCATTGTGGTGGTTTAGCGGGGAGGAATGTAGAAAATTCAATGTTATATCTCTCAGTGAAACTGCTATTACACTTGCTGGAAGTAGACAAATCAGAGCCCTAACATCCTCTTTAAGCGACATCCTTATTCACTGTCTCCttcaatgttgaaaatattaacaattattcctGACACTGTTCCTGTTTCAAACCCATGGGCAGCTTCTTCCTGGGAGATCTCCTCCCCCAAGCATGCTCTTGGGGAAAAAGATAGGCTAGAATGTGAGGACTGGTAAACTTCATAGTAGGCTACCGGAGAATCATAGAGATTGGTATCAAGATCAGACAAAGTCAATTATTAAATGATGTCTTGGATATCTTTGACTATCAACTAGATTGTATTTGGTTAACGTGCTGAGataaaaaagagatgaaaaaagggtaaaaacaGAGAATACACGACCCTTTACACTTCCTGTTGAAAGCAATTCACTTCAAAATTGTTTCAGaaacaagtttattttatgttaGTAACTCTAATCAAACACATTTATATCACTTTTCATTTCTATCCTAAAACCATTTAACGAACTCTCTTGTTGGTACAGGTCTACGGCTGGAGATAAGTAATAGCTGCAGTGGCCAGCTTGACAACTGCCTATGCTTGATTGATTTTGCTTGTCACAAAGACATCTCCGAGTGGTAGAAGTTTCACGAGGATATACACTTGCGCCAAGCTTATTTCTTGAGATGAAAGCGATGTCGACACATGCTTGAATGGGAGTCTTATCTCCAGGGAACAATTATCGGATTATGAAAAAATCAGAATGATTCTTGAAGGAGTGAAAAGGGGGCAAAAGAGCTGCATGATAAGGCAATACCTTTTATGCGAAAGAAGTTGCACAGGCTGACCTCTCTTAATCAAGATCATGATAAATGGTCATTCAACTTCAATTCTTTAAGATGAGTCATTTCTGGATAAATGGCTTAAAAGATTGCTTCAGAAAACAAACTAGACATGTTTGATGGTTAGCGAGGAAGGGTGCAGGGAGTTGCATTTTAATGGTTTCTTCAGGGAGGAGATAGATGCTGTAGACAGTGCTTTGCAGTTTTTGTGATAGATGATGTACAATGGCTGCCTTATTGTCAAAGCTCCCACAGAAGCAAGGTAATGTCTGTAACACAGACTTGACTCAGAATACAGCTAATATGGCTTAttggttattttcattttataaatttctaAAGATGATGTCTCCACACAAGTACACGCGTGCACATGAAGAGAGACAGATAGAGGAGGGGGTTGTTCATATCAGGGGTGATCGGCTTCCATTATGCCAAGGAAGAAAAGGTTGTTCCGCTGGCTGCTCTGCTAATGGTCTCTGGGGAAAAACTAATAACTCCAGTAACACATCCCAGAGCCAAGATGGTTCTTCTGACCTGATCATGGTGCTTTGTGTATGATAATGCATGAGATTCGAAACAAAAGCTAATCACCGATAAGATTACTTTAGCAGGCAGAAGCCAGAGTGTTGAAATGGCCAAGTCCAAGTATAAGAAGTCAATCATAACATGACTAAGAGAAGGCAATGGCTCAGCACGACAATCAATAGATGTTAATGAACCCCCTCAATTCAGTGAGACAACAGTCCTCACAGCCATGATCATTTCGGTATAGATGCAAATGTCACAGTTACCTAGTTTGAAGGCAGGTATATTCAACTGATAAGACACTGGAAACGACAGCATTTGTAGATATAGAAGGTACCGATGCTGGAGATAGGTTTCAACGGTTATCCTCAATGCTATGTGTATCTAAAGAACAGTGTTCGGGATGAAACAAAGCGAAGCATGAACCAGATCTACAACCCAACTAAAAAGACCTTAACGTACAATTGTGATAGCCTTTCAAAGTGAAGCAGCCAAATAGCTAGCCTGCATCCAAACCAACCTACTACGCACTCGTATCACCTATCAAGCCTGCTAAATAGTGGTAAAATTGCTTCGACAAAAAGAGCAGATCACTCCCTTGTTTCAAAAATCACAATATGTCAACTTCTATTCTCATACCAATAGTCTGAATGGACTTTGTTTGGCTTTTGGCAGTTGGCAAACCTCCCCTATCCAACTGAAACATTCAATGCAGGAACCTACTGAAAGAAATTCAAGGACTCTTAAATGGCTCAACCACCGACaagaaattcaaatcaaataggACAGTAAAAGTTATACTCTAACCCAGCAACCCGATAAAACTTTGAGAGAGAAAGGTTGACAAATCCAGAAAATATATTTCCACAAAGAAAATCCAGTATGCATGATGAGTTACTTTGGATtgagaaaatatgaaaacagACCAAGCAAGAAACCTTTTTCATTTCCTAGGCAAGCCATCTATTTCCTTCTCAACAAGTTTAGCAAacagacaaataaataaataaaccatgtGTGTGGGCGGCGCGGGCATATGTGATATGTGTGGATGTGTGGATGTATGCAGATATCTATCAATGTCAGTGCTCTTTTCTTATGTGTTGTCTGTGTGCACATGCAATCATTTCTTCCTAATCCCAATACACAGGCGAGTGCAAATAACTATAAGTCTTCACTGGCACAGACAGTCACGTGTCTAATCCCAATACATGGGCAAATGCAGAAAAGTCCTCAATGGATCAACTAGAAACAAATTCATCGGTATCCTCCAATATGCATACAAAGACAACCACAGGTAaattaacacaaataaaactGCAATTATGTAACAAAAAGAACGTCGAATCCGAGTTGCTAACCATTGTcgaataattattgaaaaacacacGATAACGTTTATCCTACTAAAAGTGCTGATTCCGATATTTGTGATTCTCGAAACTGCAAGGTTGTGATATCATCCCCCATTACCATTTCCCAGTTTGCAAATCCTACAGAAAATGGCCGTTTCCATGGTTTAGCCTGATTGATCGCTTTACAATAAAGTTTTCTTACATAGCACCTAACGGCCATGGATAATAAGAGGTCGAGcggataaaaaagaaagcaagaatcaCCTGCAAGACCGCACTATTCAACGCTTTCCACGATGCCCGCCACCTGACCTTGCACCAGGATAGCGAGCAAATTGCAACCTTAAATCGACCGAATCACGGTCATGCTCATCAAATCTATAACCTGCAAAATCGAGCTTGACTATTTTACGTTGCACGATTAACCACGCTTTGAACGGCGAATTAGGGCATCGATAGATAGCTCACTTAAGGCGTTGAAATCATTTATTTCAAGTACATAAACTCAAAATACACCAAACATTCATCATCACTGTTTAACACACCCAAGTCGCATATATGGGACACCATTCGCTTCCTGACAGAAAAAAAGGCAATGCAAAAGCAGAAAGGACCAAGACAGCCCATCCACTTCCCAAGGTATGGTCTGCGGCAGTGTTTTTTGTCTACCATATGCATATATTGAAACTGGGATAAGGTTGAAACTGGGATAAGGAAAACGTAAGGCTAAACGTGGCGTGAGAGATTGACATCGGATCTTGCAAAACACAATTAGCCATATGGATAATCATACAGGCCTCAAATAGTTTGGCTAACCTATTTGACCAGTTAGGCTTAAAATCCATCAAGATTTGATGACGAACTCAAGTCAGTTTACAGTATTCCTAGCAGTATACGAGGGTCAAAATGTCACGGCTATTTGATAAATCCATCAATATGATCAATCAACTGCCCAGACTTCCAAGAAAATGACTCTAATGCATTTCTACTATTCAACCATCTCGAAGTTGGCTCACATCCCTAAAATATATTACTGCTACGCAGCAGTGAACAAcccccaataaaaaaaaaacatgcaaaaagaATAGGTACATTATAAAAAACTAGCATGGAAAAGGAAATGTGAGATAAGTAACAGCTATGATGCTACGGGTCAGTAAACTGATATATGAGACTGAGACTTCCGATAGGGGGGGAATACAGAGCATGTTAAGCTCACCTTGCAATGCATCCATGGAAGTGGCAGCATGTGCAGGACTcaaaaagtcaacaaaacagAGTACCAACGGATCTCCCCCAGGCTGCACATTTTAACAACCAGTGAATTCACTGATGTGCTATAACATTGACCCAGCAAAtactaaaacaatgaaaatcgaTAATGATAATCGTACTGATAATAATAACTAAGATAAACAGACTCACATGTCTTGATTCCTTGCTTACAAGTCTCACTTCTTTGTAGCCAACAAAAGGGCGAAAGATATCTGTTAATCCCAAGTGAAGGAACATAAAACAGATGGGTAAAGGTACCAGGGTACTGAAATTACATATGGAAGGCTAGGAAACAAAAATTGAAGGTAAAAGGGCCAAGCAATACTGTCATTACATATGGAAAACAATCAAAGGATACGGGAAACTTCCCGACGTGTACAGTCAGAAGGCAAGCCCTCCACAAAAAGTGTGCTGCTAGCATCAGGAGGAAGGGAAACCTCAGATCTTCCACTTCCTGTTCGCATTGACCTGTCTTTTACACTAGACCCTGGGTCCATGGACCCCATACTTACCATGCGCAGATCATCAACAGGACGAACAGGCACCCCACTTATGGCTCTAGCAGACTGTCCCCCACCGTAAGATGAAATTGTCTGAAACATTCATTCAATTACTCAGATAGTTTTAATCAGGAGCCAACCAAGAAAGATAGAATTGAggttaaaaaatgaaacaagaCCACCATTATCAAAGACATTAGCAGCTAACAACATGTAACTTAAGAAGAATTTTGAACATAATTAACTTAGACACCTTTTGGGtatctattattttcttattaaatccaGATTATGACCTTGTTTTGGCATTACAATTTGGTTTCATCTGTTCTACATTCTTCAATGCCCATATAAAAGCACCTCAGCATGACATTCAACATAGGCTTTCATTGACGGGTCAAATAAACAGAAGTACTGTTTGTTctcgccccccccccccccccccattcaCTTGATTTGACATGAAAAGAGATAAAGAAGAACCAAGTACCCCACTATGCAAGTAACGGTCATAGGATGCTCCAATGGAGTCCGAATCTCTAATTACACGAAGAGCTCCTCTATCGTCATCACGGGAATAATAACTGGATAGGTCACGGCCACTGGGTACATCTACAAGATCAAGAATGTATGCCAACAAGAaataaaccatcagaagaacaACCAAGGAACATACAGcatgaaaaagcataaaaacaGAGCTAACATGTGAgtgaaaataaaacaatctaTGGAAAACAAAAGGCTCATAAACtggtttttcaaataaagaacCGTAGATTACTACATTGCAGAGAATCAAATTGCTGAAATGACCAAGGCTGCACTAAAAAGGCAGAAAATAAACATAGAAATCCACCAATTTTGAGACTTTTTAAGTGCTCCAGTTAATATGTAAAGGAAatggtaaaacaaaaaaactcagtaagaggaaaaaaatcaagaaagaagatttcttttacttgaatataaACCCAAAAGACGataaattatccaaaaacataaatttccCATGTTATAACGCACGAACATCATAAAGGCCTCTAAAACCAACAgcaaaattaatgaaaaggaTCAATCCTTTCAGCTTCCCATtcctttcaaaaacaattaacacAAAGCTTTCAGCCCCATTACCAAATACATGATTAAGCAGGAAATTATACACGTAAATCAACAAATACAAGGCACAAAATGTTaagagaacaaataaaaaaaaacggaTTGCAAGCAGGAAAGTAGAAGCTTTAATagagaattaaaaagaaataaatattgattttgaagtcATACCGTAATCAGAGCGAGGGCGTTTTCCAGTGAGAGAAGGCATAGACTGCGGTTGCGGCTGCCGTGAGTCGCCGGCGTATCTCCAGTAACTATCCGCCATATCTTAGAAAAAAGAGCAGGGGAGATGGGATATTAAGAGAACTGAAACTGGAATTGATATCATTACAAGAACAGGAAGTTaacttagattttattttctttggtaaATTATATCTTCACCCCTAAAGTTTGGAATCCCCATTGTCATCTTTGATGTTTCCCAATATTCCCAATTTGACCCCTAAGTAAGTGTTGCCAGTAATTTACttcaaagagagaaaatagtttaagaaataaaaaaacatatttctatcttcttctttctttctttcttttacagATTTGAGAGAAAGTAAGTAATGAAACTCTcaaaccattatttttcttctttttattat
It encodes:
- the LOC7464527 gene encoding RNA-binding protein 1 isoform X1, whose product is MADSYWRYAGDSRQPQPQSMPSLTGKRPRSDYDVPSGRDLSSYYSRDDDRGALRVIRDSDSIGASYDRYLHSGTISSYGGGQSARAISGVPVRPVDDLRMVSMGSMDPGSSVKDRSMRTGSGRSEVSLPPDASSTLFVEGLPSDCTRREVSHIFRPFVGYKEVRLVSKESRHPGGDPLVLCFVDFLSPAHAATSMDALQGYRFDEHDRDSVDLRLQFARYPGARSGGGHRGKR
- the LOC7464527 gene encoding RNA-binding protein 1 isoform X2, coding for MADSYWRYAGDSRQPQPQSMPSLTGKRPRSDYDVPSGRDLSSYYSRDDDRGALRVIRDSDSIGASYDRYLHSGTISSYGGGQSARAISGVPVRPVDDLRMVSMGSMDPGSSVKDRSMRTGSGRSEVSLPPDASSTLFVEGLPSDCTRREVSHIFRPFVGYKEVRLVSKESRHPGGDPLVLCFVDFLSPAHAATSMDALQGACNGGWLSI